In Deinococcus irradiatisoli, the genomic stretch ACGGATGCCGGTGTGCGAGACGATCCATTCGTCGTTGGTGTCGAGCCGGGCCTCGAAGTCGGCGTTGGTCACGACTTTGTCGGGCGCGTAGGCCCCCAGCGCGGTGATGCCGATGGCCGGCAGCGGGTTGGTGTGTGGCATGGTCAGCCTCCAGCTCCGACTCTAGCATTCTTTGACCAAGCGTTCAATGAATTTTCTGGGGTCAGTCGGCGGCGCTCGGCCTCGGCGCTGCTTTATGCTGACGGCGGAGTCGGGGCCCATGTCCCCACCGTCCAGCTCGCCCTGTTCGGGCGCCGAACCGCGCCAACGCTCCACCGGAGGCCACCCCGCCATGAACGCCCTGCCCCTTTCGTCTCCCGTATGGCCGCATCCCGTCTGGCACGACTGCGACCCCGGCAGCGACGACGCGATCACCCTGCTGACCTTGCTGGGCCGGCCCGACACCCAGGTGCTGGGCGTGGGCACCACCCACGGCAACGCGCCACTGAGCGCCACCACACACAATGCCCGGGCGCTGCTGACGCTGGCCGGACGCGACGACGTGCCGGTGTATGCCGGAGCGCTCACCCCGCTGGTGCGTGAGCCGGTGTACGCGCCGCAGATTCACGGCGTGGGCGGCCTGGGCAACGTGCCGCTGCCGCCGCCCGGCCGCCCGGCCCAGACCGAACACGCCGCGCTGGCCCTGATCCGGCAGCTGTGCGCCCAGCCGGGTGAAATCACCGTGCTGGCGACCGGGCCGCTGACCAACCTGGCGCTGGCCGAGCGCCTGCGCCCCGGCGTGTTGAAAGAAGCCCGGCAGGTGATCGTGATGGGCGGCAGCCTGGAGGTGGGGGCGCCCCGGCTCGGCAACACCACCCCGCGCGCCGAGTTCAACGCCTACGCCGATCCGCACGCCTTTCAGGTGGTGCTCTCGGCCGGCGCCAAGCTGGCCCTGCTGGGCCTCAACCTGACGCGGCAGGTCCGGGTGACGCGGGAGCGCGCCGCGCAGCTGGCGGCGGTGGGCACGGCGGCGGGCCGCACTTGCGCGGCGCTGCTGGACGATTACCTCGACCGGATCGGCAAGCTGGGACAGAGTGTGGGCGCGCTGCACGACCCCTGCACGGCGGCGCTGCTGCTCGCCCCGCAGCTGTTCGAACTGGAGCCGGCCTCGATCGGCACCCTGCTCGACAGCGGCGAGCACTTCGGCGAAACGGTGCGCCGTGACGCCGAGCCCAACCTTGAGCTGGTAATCCGCGCCGACGAGGACGGCATCTACGACCTCATCGCGGCGGCGCTCGCCAGACTGCCGTGAGGTCGCGGTAGCGCGCCTGCAACGCCGGCAGCGCCGGAGCCAGCGCCAGCGCGGTGAGCAGCGGGCCTTCGATGCGCAGCTGGCCCGCTGCCAGGGCCGTCAGCGGGTTGAGGTCGCCGCGCCAGAAGCGGTCGATGTTTTCACCGGCCAGATAAAAGGTCAGGTCCGGCGCCGGGGCGTCGGCGCCCACCCGCACCACGGCCTGACCGCTGCGGCCGTCCACGGTGAGGTGCAGCTCCGGCTCCGAGAAGGCGAAGGCCAGCGTCAGGCGCCGGGTGCCCAGCACCGCCGCCTGGGGCTCGTCGCCCACCTCGGCGTAGACTCGGCCCAGCACGTCTTGCAGCTGGGCCGCCGAAAAACGCAGGGGAGGTGTCACCCTTTGCATGCTGGCACACCCGGCCGCCGACTCTGCATGCCAGCCGACAGTGTGGGCGCCGGCCCGTGTCGGGGCCGACAATTGGGCTGTAACAAGTTCGACACACCGCCGCCGCCGGGTGCGCTCTGATGGAAAAGCAAGATCGCTTCACAGGAGGTCAGACTATGAACGAACAGCTGAGTGCCACCCTTCAAGCCGCCCAGGGCGGCGTCGCCAACATACCTGCCGACGCGGCCATCACCAACGTGACGACCTGGCACAGCGCTTTGAGCGGCGTGCCGGGCGCCGAAACGCTGGTCGACCACCTGGCCCAGCTCAAGTCGGCGCTGGAAAGCGGCAACCTGCAACAAGCCGCCGGCCTGCTGCCGGGCCTGGGCAGCGAGACCGAGAAGCTGGCCCAGAACGCCCCGGAAGCCGACAAGGAAGGCCTGCGTCAGCTGGCCGCCGCCCTCAAAGGCTGAAGCCAGTCAAGTCACAGCCAGCCGCCTTTCAGCGCCGGCCGTAAAAAAGGACCGCTCCAATGTGGGCGGTCCTTTTTTGCGCCTGTTTCCTAGCGCTCGCTGGCGTAGAGGGCCGCGCCCACGATGCCGGCCTCGTTTTGCAGCGCCGCCGTGACCAGCCGGGTCTTGCACTCGATGTTGGCCTGCCACTTCTCGGCCTTCTTGCTGACGCCGCCGCCGATGATGAACAAATCCGGCGAGAACAGCATCTCGACGTGTTGCAGGTACCGGCTGGCCCGTTTGGCCCAGTGCTTCCAGCTGAGGTCCTCGGTTTCGCGGATGCGGTCCGAGGCCCAAGATTCGGCCTCGGTGGCGGCCTTGTTCACGTCGAGCCACAAATGCCCGAGTTCGGTGTTGGGCACCAGCACGCCGCCGTACATCAGGGCGCTGCCGATGCCGGTGCCGAAGGTCAGCAGCATCACCACGCCGATCTCGCCCTGGCCGGCGCCGAAGCGGGCCTCGGCCAGCCCGGCGGCGTCGGCGTCGTTGAGCAGCGTGACCTGCTGCCCGGTGGCCTTGGTCAGCAGGTCATCGGCGTCCAGGCCCACCCAGCCCTTGTCGACGTTGGCGGCGCTGAGCGTCACGCCGTGCTGCACCACGCCGGGAAAGGTCACCCCCACCGGCCCACTGTGATCGAAGTGCTTGACCAGATCGTGCACCACCTCGGCCACGTCGTGCGCCTTGGCACCGGCCGGGGTGGGAATGCGGTAGCGCTCCGAGAGCAGTTTTCCGGTGTCCGTGTCGACGGGCGCGCCTTTGATGCCGCTGCCGCCGATGTCAATGCCGAGGATGACACTCATAACTTCCAGGGTAGCAAGTTTGACGCGGGGCTTGATAGGGGCAACCAACCTCCAGTCAGCTGGCACGCCCCAAGAAAAAAGCCACCCGCCCTGAAGCGGATGACTGAAGGTGTTCCAAATGGCTGGGGTGCGGGAGGCTCAGGCCAGAATCTGCGGCTGCTCCTGCTTGCCGTGTTCGAAGGTCAGGTGCTCGGTGCCCACCCCTACCCGGACTTCCTCCTCGCCGTGGGCCAGCAGTTCGAGGGCCAGCGGGTCCTCGATCTCCTCGCGCACCAGCGTGCGAAGTTGCCGCGAGCTGCCCACCGCGTGCTTGGGGCTGCGGGCCTTGAGCTTGCTGACCAGCCAGGCCGCCACGCCCGCCTCGAACACCACGCTGAGTTCGCGGCTGGCGAGTTCTTCCTGCATCTCGTCGAGGAGTTGCTGCGACACCCGCACCAGTTCGTCCTCGCCCAGCGGACGGAACCGGATCACGTCGTCGAGGCGGTCGAGAAATTCCGGCGTGAACAGGTTGCGCAGCGGCGTGTTGTTGTCGGGCGTCACCGGGCTGAAGCCGGCGGTGGGGCTGACATTGAAGCCGGTGTTGCTGGTCATGATCAGGATGGTGCGCCGGAAATCCACCGTGCGGCCCAGGCCGTCGGTGAGACGGCCGTCGTCGAGCACCTGCAGGAAGGTGTTGTAGATGTCGGGGTGGGCCTTCTCGATCTCGTCGAGCAAGATCACCGAGAACGGCTGGCGGCGCACCGCTTCGGTGAGGCGCCCGCCCTGCTCGTAGCCCACGTAGCCGGGAGGCGAACCGATCAGCTTGGAAACGCTGTGGGCTTCCTGGAATTCCGACATGTCCACCCGGATCAGCGCCCGCTCGCTGCCAAATAAGGTGCGCGCCAGCGCTTTAGCGAGGTGGGTCTTGCCCACGCCGCTGGGCCCCACGAACAGGAAGCTGGCCGCCACGCGGGTGCGCCCGCCCAGGCCCACCCGGGCGCGGCGCAGGGCGTTGCTGAGGGCCTTGATCGCGTCGGGCTGCCCGTACACCTGGGTGTCGAGCTGCTCGTCGAGGTCGGCGAGTTGCGCCGCCGTTTCCTCGGAGTAGATGCCGCCCATCGAGTTGATGACGCTCTCGATGTCGTCGCGGGCCACCACCGGCTCGCCCATCTCATTTTCGGTGACCTGAATCCCCAGGCTCATGTTCAGGCGCACCCGGCTGGCCGCTTCGTCGATCAGGTCGATGGCCTTGTCGGGAAAGTTGCGCCCCGGCAAGCTGCGTTCACCGATACGGACCGCCAGATCGATGGCCTGATCGGGAATCTGCACCCCGTGGTGCTCCTCGTAACGGGCGCGCAGGCCGCGCAGAATCTGGATGGTCTCGGCGGGGCTGGGTTCCAGCACGATCACCGGCTGGAAGCGCCGCTCCAGGGCCGCGTCTTTTTCGATGTAGCGGTGGTACTCGCCGGTGGTGGTCGCGCCGATCACCTGAATCTCGCCGCGCGAGAGGGCCGGCTTGAGGATGTTGGCCGCGTCGAGGGTGCCCTCGGCCCCGCCCGCCCCGACCAAGGTGTGCAGCTCGTCGATAAAGGCCATCACCTTGGCGTTGCGCAGCTCCTCGATGATCTGGCGCAACCGCTCCTCGAACTCGCCGCGGTACTTGGTGCCGGCCACCACGCCCGACAGATCGAGGCTGACCAGCCGCACGCCGTGCAGGTTGGGCGGGGTGCGCTTTTCGTGAATCGCCAGCGCCAGCCCTTCGACGATGGCGGTCTTGCCGACGCCGGGATCGCCGATCAGCACCGGGTTGTTCTTGGTGCGGCGCGAGAGGATCTGGGTGACCCGGCGAATTTCCTCGGCGCGGCCGATCACCGGGTCGAGCTTCCCTTCGCGGGCCTGCTTGGTCAGGTCGCGGCCGTACTCGTCGAGAAACGGCGTCGCCACCGGCTTGGCGGCCTTCCCACCCGCCGCGTCGCCCTGCGCCAGGATGCGCCAGCGAATGGTGTCCACGTCCTTGGTGAGTTCCTGCAGAATGCGGAAGGCCACACCGTCGCCCTCGCGGATGATGCCCAGCAGGATGTGCTCGGTGGAGGTGACCTGCGCGCCCAGGCTGCGGGCTTCGGCGCTGGCGAGCTCCATGACGCGGCGGGCGCGCGGCGTGATGCTGGGGGCGTCGTTGAGGCGGTTGCCCTCGCCGCGCCCGATGATTTCCTCGACCCGGCGGCGCAGGCCCTCGAGCGAGGCGTCGAACTCGCCCAGGATCATGGCGGCGGTGCCGCCCTCGCGCATCAGCCCCAGCAGCAGATGCTCCGGACCGACCATCGCGTGGCCCAGGCGATTTCCTTCCTCGCGGGCGTAGTGAAAAACAAGTCTGGCACGGTCATCGTATCGGTTCATGGCATCCCTCGAAAAACAGCTTTTCGGACTGAAGGGCTTGAGCGTTCGGCGCTATTCACTCTCTGGGAGTATAGGTGCAGCTGTCTGAACGGCAGGTTACAAACGGGTGACCCCGGCGTCCGTGGCGGCCTGGAGGGCGCGGCACGGAAGAGAAGAAGGCAGGTGGGCACTGAGGGCATTTTAGAACGCCGCCGCTGCCGGGGCGCACCTGAAATCACGTTCTGACGTTCAGCGCCGCCCTTCACTGCACGCCGCTTTGCAGCACTTCATGCACCACCCGGGCGGTCATGCCCCAGATGTCGTGGCCCTGCCAGGGATAGCGGTAGAGCAAGAAGCGCTGGCCGTCGGGACCGGTGCGCTCCTCGGCCGGGCGCTCCAGGGCGCGCAGCTCGCTCAGCGGCGGCAGCAGGATGGCGGCGACCTCCGGCCCCGGCGAGAGGCGCGGCGCGGCGCTGAGGCGGCACAGCACCGGCGTGACGTGAAACCCGGCCGGCGTGAACACGTCGTCGAGTTCGCCCAGCACCGTGACCGCCTCGCTCTCCAGCCCGACTTCTTCCCAGGCTTCTCGCAGCGCCGCCTGGATGACGCTCTCCCCGGTTTCCAGACTGCCGCCGGGAAAACTGATCTGGCCCTGGTGGGTGGGCAGGTGGCTGCTGCGAACCGTGAGCAAGACGCGGGGATCGGGTTCGCGGGTCAGGCCCACCAGCACGGCGGCGCGGCGGTAGTGCGGCAGGTGAAGGGTCTGCCGGGTGCGAGCACGCTGCCACTCGGCCCAGGGATCGTGCCCGAAGGCCGCGCCGCCGTGCAGATCGTCAGTCATCGGCCGGCGCGTCCAGCGCCCGAAGCTGCGCGTCGGTGTGGGCGCGCAGGGCGACTTCCGGGTCAATGCCGCAGCTCCGCGCCCAGGCGACGACGGCGCTCAGCACCTGCGCGATACCGGCTTCATTGTTGGCTGCACCTTTGAGGGCTTCATTCACCACGAACTTCGAGCCTTTATCACGTCCACCCAGCTTCTGGGCCTGCTGTTCGCGCGCCAGGGCGCCGAGAGCGCGCGGCACGGTATCGGCGGCGCTGCGGGATTTGCCTCCGCGTTCCTGGGCCTTGATGCTCTGCCAGTTATTCACCACGTCCTCGGCGCCGGTCACCTGTACCGCGCCGAAGACGTGCGGATGACGCCGCACCAGCTTTTCGACGATGCCGCGCTCCACGTCTTGATAAGTAAATTCGCCCGCGTCCTCGGCGATCACGCTGTGAAAAGCCACCTGCAGCAGCACGTCGCCGAGTTCGGCGCGCAGCTCGGCGAGGTCGCCGGCCGAGATGGCGTCGGCGGCCTCGGCGGCTTCCTCCAGCAGGTAGGGCCGCAAGCTGCGGTGGGTCTGCTCCTGATCCCAGGGACAGCCGTCTGGCGCCCGCAACCGGCGCATGGTGTCAAGAAGGTCGTGCATGCCGGTATGCTACCTGCCCCGGCCGGACCCAAAGGCGAACCCGCTCTCCAACACCGGGACAGGAACGCCGCGACTCATACGTGCGTCATCATTCGTCAGCTCGGGCAGGTCACAGTGTGGGCATGACTTCTTTTGTGCGGCCTTTTGTTCGGCGAGTCGGCTTGACCCTGCTGGCGTGCGGTGTGGGCACGGTACTGGCCCAGAGCACGCCCCCGGCGGTGCCAGCAGTACCGCCGGCCATGCCGAGCGTGCCGCTGTCCCCCGCCCCCAGCGCCGGGCCACTGAACCGCGAACGGCTGCAAAACGCCACCTTCGTGATCATGCCGCCGGTGGTGATCGGCAACGCCTCGCTGCTGGGCGGCAGCGATATGGCCGCCGTACTGGGGGCCATGTCGCGCGATTCGGCCGGTGCGCTCAAACGGCACTATCCCGGCGCCCACTTCGCCAGTGATCCCGCTGCGCCCGGCGTAATCCGGGTGACGCCGCAGATGCTGGCCCCCAGCGCCCTGGTGCCGTGGGCGACCATCGGCGCGCGCTGGGTGTTTCAGGCGCCGGGCATGCCGGACCTGGTGCTGCAGCAGCAGTTCGGCCTGCTGACGGTCTACCTGCACCGCGCCGAGGCGGCCAACTTCGTGTTCGATCAACTGGCCCAGCAGTTGCCGTGAGCGCCGGCCTGCCCAGATCAGGCCCCCGCACACTCTCCTAACAGACGTAAGATACTAAACAGATAGGCTCCGCCTGCTGTGCCTTTCCCGGCTGCGGCAGGCCTCTCCCCGCTTGAACGGTCGGCACGGCGCCCGGACACAACCCAGCCCAGAACCCTGGAGGAACACCATGACCCGTTCACGTTATCTCTGGACGTGCTTGCTGATCAGCCTCAGGAAACGTGCCGCCTGGCTGCTGGCCTTGGCGCTGCTGGGCACTGTCGCCGCCTGGTTTTTGCCGCTGGCGCCGGCGGTATGGGGGCTGCTCAGCGCCGGCTGGATGCTGCTGCTGATCGGCTACGTCGCCGGCAGTTCGTGGCGGCGTCACCGCGACGACATGGTGTTTCCGGCGCAGCCGGGTGGCGCTTCACAGCAAAACAGCGGCCACTCCTGAGGAGGGCCGCCGTTGGTCAACGGAGAAGAAAAACGCCGAGCGTGACGCTCAGGGCAGTTTGAGATCCGGCGGCAGCAGCACGGTGTCGATGACATGCACCACGCCGTTGCTGGCAGGAATATCGGTGGCGGTGATGGTGCCGGAGAGGTTGGCGCTGCCGATCATGACGGTGCCGCCGGCTCCCTTGGTGATGTTGAGGCTCTGCCCCTCGGCGCTGGCGAGCTGCGCCGTGCCGGCCACCTGATCGGCCATCATCTTGCCGGAGACCACGTGGTAGAGCAGCACCTGCTTGAGCAGGGCCGGGTCGGAGGCAATGACCGCCAGAACGTCTGGATCGACTTTGGCGAACGCTTCGTCGGTGGGCGCGAACACGGTGTACTCGCCGCCCATCAGGGTTTCGGTGAGGTCGGCGTCACTCAGCAGCGAGCGCAGCGTGCTGAAACGGTCGTCGGCGACAATCACGTCGTAGAGGGTGTTGTCGTTGAGCGCGGCGTCGGCGGCCATCTCGGTATCGTCCATGGTGGTGTCGTCCGCCATGGTGGCGTCAGTCGTGGTGTCCGCCGTGGTGGTGGTTTCCGTGGTGGTCGTGGTGTCGGCCGCCTCGGTGGTGTCCATGGTGGTGTCGTCCGCCATGGTGGCGTCAGTCGTGGTGTCCGCCGTGGTGGTGGTTTCCGTGGTGGTCGTGGTGTCGGCCGCCTCGGTGGTGTCCATGGTGGTGTCGTCCGCCATGGTGGCGTCGGTCGTGGTGTCGGCCGTGGTGGTCGTGGTATCGGCCGCCTCGGTGGTGTCCATGGTGGCGTCAGTGGTCGTGGTGTCGGTCGTGGCAGTGTCGGTGGTCGTGGCGTCGGTGGTCGCCGTGGTGTCGGCAGCGCTGTTATCGGCAGGGGCCGCAGTATCCATCGCCGCGTCCGCCGACGTGTCGGTGGTGTCGGCCGGCTGCTCCGCGCTGGTGAGGTCGCTGGGCATGCTCAGGGGCGTGGGCGGAATCACCATGGACGACGTGGCCGCCGGGGTCTGGGCCGCTTCGGCCGGCATCTCTTCGGTGATGGCCATGTCGTCCGAGGGAGCGGCGGTGTCGGTGGTCGTCGCCATATCGGCCGAGGTGTCGCTGGTCGCCGGGGCGGCGGGCGCGGCCGGAGCCGTCGCCGCAGGTGCTGGGGCCGGAGCCGGGGTCATGGCGCCCATCGGCGGCAGCAGCACCGTATCGATGACATGCACCACGCCGTTACAGGCGGCCACATCGGCCTGCACCACGTTGGCGCCGTTGATCATCACCTTGTCGCCCATCGTCTGCACGCTCAGCACGCCGCCCTGCGCCGATTTGACGCTCTTGAGGCTCATGACCTGCTTGGCGTTGACCTTGCCCGGCACCACGTGGTAGAGCAGCACCGTCTTGAGCAGCTCCGGATCGTTGAGCACGCCGGCCAGCACGTCACTCGGCAACTTGTTGAAGGCCGCGTTGGTGGGCGCGAACACCGTGTACTGCCCGCTCTTGAGGGTGTCCACCAAGCCGGCAGCCTGCAACGCCGTCAACAGCGTGCTGAACTGCGCCGTGTTCATCACCAGATCGGCGATGCTCTGACACTGGGTGGCGGTGGCCGGCTTGACGGCGGGCTTGGGGCCCGCACCGCCTGCCGAAGCCACCGAAGCGGCCATCAAACCGCACGAAAGCAAAACGATCATTTTCTTTTGCATCAACTTCACCCCTGGATTGAGACTCTTCAATTCTAATCAACACTACGTTCGTGAAAATTGCAAGATTGCTGGAATCCAAACAGACTGCCTTAAGAAAACTTCATTCATGTTTGGACGCTTTATCATTCCGCTTTCATTTTCCGCTTTTGTGGTTTCAGCGACCCGGTCTGGCCCAGGCGCCGCCGAGCACATAGGCCAAGCCGCCCAG encodes the following:
- a CDS encoding nucleoside hydrolase, which produces MNALPLSSPVWPHPVWHDCDPGSDDAITLLTLLGRPDTQVLGVGTTHGNAPLSATTHNARALLTLAGRDDVPVYAGALTPLVREPVYAPQIHGVGGLGNVPLPPPGRPAQTEHAALALIRQLCAQPGEITVLATGPLTNLALAERLRPGVLKEARQVIVMGGSLEVGAPRLGNTTPRAEFNAYADPHAFQVVLSAGAKLALLGLNLTRQVRVTRERAAQLAAVGTAAGRTCAALLDDYLDRIGKLGQSVGALHDPCTAALLLAPQLFELEPASIGTLLDSGEHFGETVRRDAEPNLELVIRADEDGIYDLIAAALARLP
- a CDS encoding SCP2 sterol-binding domain-containing protein; this encodes MTPPLRFSAAQLQDVLGRVYAEVGDEPQAAVLGTRRLTLAFAFSEPELHLTVDGRSGQAVVRVGADAPAPDLTFYLAGENIDRFWRGDLNPLTALAAGQLRIEGPLLTALALAPALPALQARYRDLTAVWRAPPR
- the ppgK gene encoding polyphosphate--glucose phosphotransferase; its protein translation is MSVILGIDIGGSGIKGAPVDTDTGKLLSERYRIPTPAGAKAHDVAEVVHDLVKHFDHSGPVGVTFPGVVQHGVTLSAANVDKGWVGLDADDLLTKATGQQVTLLNDADAAGLAEARFGAGQGEIGVVMLLTFGTGIGSALMYGGVLVPNTELGHLWLDVNKAATEAESWASDRIRETEDLSWKHWAKRASRYLQHVEMLFSPDLFIIGGGVSKKAEKWQANIECKTRLVTAALQNEAGIVGAALYASER
- a CDS encoding ATP-dependent Clp protease ATP-binding subunit, encoding MNRYDDRARLVFHYAREEGNRLGHAMVGPEHLLLGLMREGGTAAMILGEFDASLEGLRRRVEEIIGRGEGNRLNDAPSITPRARRVMELASAEARSLGAQVTSTEHILLGIIREGDGVAFRILQELTKDVDTIRWRILAQGDAAGGKAAKPVATPFLDEYGRDLTKQAREGKLDPVIGRAEEIRRVTQILSRRTKNNPVLIGDPGVGKTAIVEGLALAIHEKRTPPNLHGVRLVSLDLSGVVAGTKYRGEFEERLRQIIEELRNAKVMAFIDELHTLVGAGGAEGTLDAANILKPALSRGEIQVIGATTTGEYHRYIEKDAALERRFQPVIVLEPSPAETIQILRGLRARYEEHHGVQIPDQAIDLAVRIGERSLPGRNFPDKAIDLIDEAASRVRLNMSLGIQVTENEMGEPVVARDDIESVINSMGGIYSEETAAQLADLDEQLDTQVYGQPDAIKALSNALRRARVGLGGRTRVAASFLFVGPSGVGKTHLAKALARTLFGSERALIRVDMSEFQEAHSVSKLIGSPPGYVGYEQGGRLTEAVRRQPFSVILLDEIEKAHPDIYNTFLQVLDDGRLTDGLGRTVDFRRTILIMTSNTGFNVSPTAGFSPVTPDNNTPLRNLFTPEFLDRLDDVIRFRPLGEDELVRVSQQLLDEMQEELASRELSVVFEAGVAAWLVSKLKARSPKHAVGSSRQLRTLVREEIEDPLALELLAHGEEEVRVGVGTEHLTFEHGKQEQPQILA
- a CDS encoding NUDIX hydrolase, giving the protein MTDDLHGGAAFGHDPWAEWQRARTRQTLHLPHYRRAAVLVGLTREPDPRVLLTVRSSHLPTHQGQISFPGGSLETGESVIQAALREAWEEVGLESEAVTVLGELDDVFTPAGFHVTPVLCRLSAAPRLSPGPEVAAILLPPLSELRALERPAEERTGPDGQRFLLYRYPWQGHDIWGMTARVVHEVLQSGVQ
- a CDS encoding MazG family protein, giving the protein MHDLLDTMRRLRAPDGCPWDQEQTHRSLRPYLLEEAAEAADAISAGDLAELRAELGDVLLQVAFHSVIAEDAGEFTYQDVERGIVEKLVRRHPHVFGAVQVTGAEDVVNNWQSIKAQERGGKSRSAADTVPRALGALAREQQAQKLGGRDKGSKFVVNEALKGAANNEAGIAQVLSAVVAWARSCGIDPEVALRAHTDAQLRALDAPADD
- a CDS encoding fasciclin domain-containing protein, which gives rise to MQKKMIVLLSCGLMAASVASAGGAGPKPAVKPATATQCQSIADLVMNTAQFSTLLTALQAAGLVDTLKSGQYTVFAPTNAAFNKLPSDVLAGVLNDPELLKTVLLYHVVPGKVNAKQVMSLKSVKSAQGGVLSVQTMGDKVMINGANVVQADVAACNGVVHVIDTVLLPPMGAMTPAPAPAPAATAPAAPAAPATSDTSADMATTTDTAAPSDDMAITEEMPAEAAQTPAATSSMVIPPTPLSMPSDLTSAEQPADTTDTSADAAMDTAAPADNSAADTTATTDATTTDTATTDTTTTDATMDTTEAADTTTTTADTTTDATMADDTTMDTTEAADTTTTTETTTTADTTTDATMADDTTMDTTEAADTTTTTETTTTADTTTDATMADDTTMDDTEMAADAALNDNTLYDVIVADDRFSTLRSLLSDADLTETLMGGEYTVFAPTDEAFAKVDPDVLAVIASDPALLKQVLLYHVVSGKMMADQVAGTAQLASAEGQSLNITKGAGGTVMIGSANLSGTITATDIPASNGVVHVIDTVLLPPDLKLP